CTGCTGCACGTAGCGGGAGTCGGTGAGCAGGGTGCCGCCCGGCCTGATGATCGGCGAAAAGGAGTTGTAGGCCTCCTGGGTCAGGCACACCAGAATATTGGGCTGAGTGACCCCGGGGAAATTAATCTCCTCGGAGCTGATGATAATGTCGCTTCTGGTGGCGCCGCCGCGGGCAGCGGCTCCGTAGCTCTGCGCCTGAGTGGCGTTCAATCCCTCATGGATG
This genomic interval from Desulfopila inferna contains the following:
- a CDS encoding 2-oxoacid:acceptor oxidoreductase family protein; the encoded protein is MRKRTRLVFSGSGGQGVITAAIILAEAAVIHEGLNATQAQSYGAAARGGATRSDIIISSEEINFPGVTQPNILVCLTQEAYNSFSPIIRPGGTLLTDSRYVQQ